Proteins from a genomic interval of Thermoanaerobacterium thermosaccharolyticum DSM 571:
- the gmk gene encoding guanylate kinase: MYNKGLLIVVSGPSGAGKGTVCKALLKKDNNLKLSVSMTTRKPRNGEVDGENYFFTTTEKFKTLIENNMLLEWAKVYDNYYGTPKEFVQKNIDEGHDVILEIDIQGALKVKDKYPEGVFIFILPPSMEELKNRIKKRGTETEEEILKRFKSAYEEINFVSRYNYVVINDDVDLAVDKILAIIKAEKCRVDRNKGLYLEVKERC, from the coding sequence TTGTACAATAAAGGTTTGTTGATTGTTGTATCCGGTCCGTCTGGGGCTGGCAAAGGAACGGTGTGTAAGGCGCTTTTAAAGAAAGATAACAATTTAAAATTAAGTGTATCAATGACTACGAGAAAACCTCGTAATGGTGAAGTCGACGGAGAAAATTATTTTTTCACTACTACGGAGAAGTTCAAAACGCTTATTGAAAATAATATGCTTTTAGAATGGGCAAAAGTGTACGATAATTATTATGGTACGCCGAAAGAGTTTGTACAAAAGAATATAGATGAAGGTCATGATGTGATTCTTGAGATTGATATACAGGGAGCATTGAAGGTTAAAGATAAATATCCTGAAGGTGTGTTTATTTTTATTCTACCGCCGTCAATGGAAGAATTGAAAAACAGGATTAAAAAAAGAGGTACCGAAACAGAGGAAGAGATATTAAAGAGATTTAAAAGTGCATATGAAGAAATCAATTTTGTATCAAGGTATAATTATGTAGTTATAAACGATGATGTTGATTTAGCAGTTGACAAAATTCTTGCAATTATAAAGGCTGAAAAATGCAGAGTTGATAGAAATAAAGGTTTATATCTTGAAGTAAAGGAGAGATGTTAG
- a CDS encoding class I SAM-dependent rRNA methyltransferase — protein sequence MTDVILRNENLKRVLSGHPWIYKTEIDHIEGEYEPGGIVDVYDYKKNFIGRGYINLKSMISIRLLTYDRDELINEEFFKKRISKAWEYRKKIMKDLNSCRVIFGEADFLPALIVDKFGDYLVIQTLSLGMERYKNLIVDILVELLKPKGIYERNDVSVREIEGLPKTKGYLYGNFNTIQQFEENGVKFWVDLENGQKTGYFLDQKENRAAIKKYVNEADVLDCFSHTGSFSVHALHYGAKSVETVDISQTALDIAKKNIELNGYLDRCHFTCDNAFDLLKKYDEKKKKFDVVILDPPAFTKSKETVKDAIRGYKEINLRAMKIINEGGFLITCSCSQHISSDTFLDIIKDAAYDTHKNIRLIEKRTQSKDHPILLASNETEYLKCVILQVF from the coding sequence ATGACAGATGTTATTCTCAGAAATGAAAATTTAAAAAGAGTATTAAGTGGTCATCCATGGATATACAAAACTGAAATTGATCATATAGAAGGTGAATATGAACCTGGCGGCATTGTAGATGTCTATGATTATAAAAAAAATTTTATAGGTAGAGGATACATAAATCTTAAATCCATGATATCAATCCGTCTTCTTACATATGACAGAGATGAATTGATAAATGAAGAATTTTTTAAAAAGAGAATTTCAAAAGCTTGGGAATACAGAAAAAAAATCATGAAGGATTTAAATTCTTGTAGAGTTATTTTTGGAGAAGCTGATTTTTTGCCAGCTCTTATTGTCGACAAATTCGGTGATTATCTCGTTATACAGACGCTTTCCCTTGGTATGGAAAGATACAAAAATTTAATAGTCGATATACTTGTTGAATTGTTGAAACCTAAAGGAATATATGAAAGAAATGACGTAAGCGTTAGAGAAATCGAAGGCCTTCCCAAAACAAAGGGCTATTTATATGGCAATTTTAATACGATTCAGCAATTTGAAGAAAATGGTGTAAAATTTTGGGTTGACCTAGAAAACGGTCAAAAGACCGGTTATTTTTTAGATCAAAAAGAAAATAGAGCTGCAATTAAGAAATATGTAAATGAAGCCGATGTTTTAGATTGTTTCAGCCATACAGGCTCCTTTTCAGTTCACGCACTGCATTATGGCGCTAAAAGCGTAGAAACTGTTGATATATCGCAAACAGCTTTGGATATTGCCAAGAAAAATATAGAGCTTAACGGATATTTAGATAGATGCCATTTTACATGTGATAACGCATTTGATTTGTTAAAGAAATACGATGAAAAAAAGAAAAAATTTGATGTGGTGATTCTTGATCCACCAGCTTTTACCAAAAGCAAAGAAACAGTCAAAGACGCTATTAGAGGATACAAAGAGATAAATCTACGTGCAATGAAAATCATAAATGAAGGCGGATTTCTTATTACATGCTCATGTTCGCAGCATATAAGTTCCGACACTTTTCTAGATATAATTAAAGATGCAGCATATGATACTCACAAAAACATCAGGTTAATTGAAAAAAGAACACAGTCAAAGGATCACCCGATTTTACTAGCTTCCAATGAAACAGAATATTTAAAGTGCGTAATACTGCAAGTATTTTAA
- the coaBC gene encoding bifunctional phosphopantothenoylcysteine decarboxylase/phosphopantothenate--cysteine ligase CoaBC gives MSDSKNVVIGVTGGIAAYKSADLVSRLVKRNINVDVIMTESATKFISPLTFESLSHNKVVVDMFESPKFWEIEHIALAEKADVFAVVPATANVIGKIANGIADDMLTTTVMATKGKVILAPAMNTNMYNNVIFKENLKKLMSLGYIIVEPDNGRLACGTYGKGKLADIGIIEDTILKYLLLDKNDYDGKTVLVTAGPTVEPIDPVRYITNHSSGKMGFEIAKAVKSRGGRAILVTGPTNLEDPIDIETIHVNTACEMYDAVMKLKDNIDIFIGAAAVADYRPERYEVNKIKKSDDNIELKLIRNPDILYELGKNKGNIILVGFAAETENLMESAKEKINKKNLDLIVANDVSMEGAGFSGDTNIVNIIDKDLNIKEYPLMSKTNVAHIILDEIKRYFNL, from the coding sequence ATGAGTGATTCAAAAAATGTTGTTATTGGAGTCACTGGCGGGATAGCGGCTTATAAATCAGCAGATCTTGTTTCAAGACTCGTTAAAAGAAATATAAATGTTGATGTCATAATGACTGAATCCGCTACAAAGTTTATATCTCCATTGACATTTGAATCTCTGTCTCATAACAAAGTTGTAGTTGATATGTTCGAAAGCCCAAAGTTTTGGGAGATAGAGCATATTGCATTGGCAGAAAAAGCGGATGTATTTGCTGTAGTGCCTGCTACAGCAAATGTTATTGGTAAAATAGCTAACGGTATTGCAGATGACATGCTTACAACTACTGTGATGGCTACTAAAGGTAAGGTTATTTTAGCACCTGCAATGAATACAAATATGTACAACAATGTAATATTTAAAGAGAATCTTAAAAAACTTATGTCACTAGGATATATAATAGTAGAACCAGATAACGGAAGGCTTGCTTGTGGGACATATGGAAAAGGTAAACTAGCAGATATAGGAATTATAGAAGATACAATACTAAAATATTTACTACTAGATAAAAATGATTATGATGGAAAAACAGTTCTAGTGACTGCAGGACCTACTGTTGAGCCAATTGACCCTGTAAGGTATATTACAAATCATTCATCTGGTAAAATGGGTTTTGAAATTGCAAAAGCTGTAAAGTCCCGTGGTGGAAGGGCTATTCTAGTTACAGGTCCTACAAATCTGGAGGATCCTATCGATATAGAAACGATACATGTTAACACCGCCTGTGAGATGTATGATGCTGTTATGAAATTGAAAGATAATATTGATATTTTCATCGGTGCAGCAGCTGTTGCCGACTATCGTCCAGAAAGGTATGAGGTTAACAAAATAAAAAAGAGTGATGATAATATAGAGTTAAAGTTAATTCGAAACCCTGATATATTGTACGAATTAGGAAAGAATAAAGGTAATATAATTTTAGTTGGCTTTGCTGCTGAAACAGAGAATTTAATGGAAAGTGCCAAAGAAAAAATTAATAAAAAAAATTTAGATTTAATTGTAGCTAATGATGTCTCAATGGAAGGTGCCGGATTTTCAGGGGATACAAATATAGTCAATATAATAGATAAAGATCTTAATATAAAAGAATATCCATTAATGAGTAAGACTAATGTAGCACACATAATACTTGATGAGATAAAAAGATATTTTAATTTATAG
- the remA gene encoding extracellular matrix/biofilm regulator RemA: MAIKLINIGFGNIISANRLVAIVSPESAPIKRIIQEARDRGMLIDATYGRRTRAVIITDSDHIILSAVQPETVANRLNSKDIIDEEIEDDDSED; this comes from the coding sequence ATGGCAATCAAACTTATAAACATTGGATTTGGCAATATTATTTCGGCAAACAGATTAGTAGCTATTGTTAGCCCTGAGTCTGCTCCTATTAAAAGAATAATTCAAGAGGCAAGGGACAGGGGAATGCTTATCGATGCTACATATGGCAGAAGGACGAGAGCGGTTATAATAACTGATAGCGATCACATTATTTTGTCTGCTGTGCAACCTGAGACTGTTGCAAATAGGCTTAATTCAAAAGACATTATTGATGAAGAAATTGAAGATGACGATTCTGAAGATTAA
- the rpoZ gene encoding DNA-directed RNA polymerase subunit omega — protein sequence MILYPSIVDLMNKIDSKYTLCALVSKRARQIINGEPSLIQTDSKKPVTIATEEINEGLITFERQKFGIK from the coding sequence ATGATTTTATATCCATCAATAGTTGATTTAATGAACAAAATAGACAGCAAATATACTTTATGTGCATTGGTGTCGAAACGAGCAAGACAGATTATAAATGGAGAACCGAGCTTGATACAGACTGATTCAAAAAAGCCCGTTACAATAGCAACTGAGGAGATTAATGAAGGGCTTATAACATTTGAAAGACAAAAATTTGGCATAAAGTAG
- the priA gene encoding primosomal protein N' has protein sequence MFADVVLNEFSRNIDRILTYRVPDDIKNLKIGSRVLVPVNKSFVEGYAINLSEKIEIPIEKVKPIMRVLDDFTVFDEKLLNLAIWMRDYYKCNLSESLQCIIPSGIKNGIKKVKKVTLNKGYLDDASITPRQFEILNYLKDNGTVLLSDLVKDLNISYSTVNSLARKGIICVYYDEVNRLKMSDYKKTDKLIPTKEQEFVINEVKHSIGRNVFEKYLLFGVTGSGKTEVYLQLIEKCIEEGKESIVLVPEISLTPQTIERFISRFGNLVAVLHSGLSDGERFDEWRRIKNGEVKVVVGVRNAIFAPFSNIGLIIIDEEHENTYKQSDFKPKYNVKEVAEKRCEIEKAVLLLGSATPQIESYYKALRNEYKLLKLKERIGLELPEVDVVNMSRELADGNNSIFSRKLYKEIRENLMKGEQTILFLNRRGYSSFVMCRDCGYVPECPNCDISLTFHANESKLRCHYCGYNINTVYVCPKCGSRRVRYLGIGTERVEKEVKKLFPRSRVLRMDIDTTKTKGAHEKIFNEFKNGNADILIGTQMISKGFDIPNVTLVGVILADVTLNIPDFRSGERTFQLLTQVAGRAGRGSKPGRVIIQTYEEDNYSIISAKNQDYESFYKEEIRYRETYMYPPFTHLLNIVVSGPIKNDVVTCAASVYNLIYKTINKSVKKSYNKVLGPSSAPIERIKNNYRWQIIIKSSERAILQDVCDVLNTLKFHKGIKISFDLDPLNLI, from the coding sequence ATGTTTGCTGATGTTGTTTTAAATGAATTTTCACGAAATATAGATAGAATTCTTACATATCGAGTGCCTGATGACATTAAAAATTTAAAAATAGGATCGAGAGTTTTGGTTCCTGTAAACAAAAGTTTCGTTGAGGGGTATGCAATAAATTTATCGGAAAAGATTGAGATACCAATTGAGAAAGTAAAGCCAATAATGCGTGTTTTAGACGATTTTACTGTGTTTGATGAAAAATTATTAAATTTGGCTATTTGGATGAGAGACTATTATAAATGTAATTTATCTGAAAGCTTACAATGTATTATACCGTCAGGAATAAAAAACGGCATAAAGAAAGTAAAAAAGGTAACGCTTAATAAAGGATACCTAGATGATGCTTCAATTACACCAAGGCAATTTGAAATATTAAATTATCTTAAAGACAACGGCACAGTTTTATTATCGGATTTAGTTAAAGATTTAAATATCAGTTATTCAACAGTAAATAGTTTAGCTCGAAAAGGAATTATTTGTGTATATTACGATGAAGTAAATAGACTTAAAATGTCAGACTATAAAAAGACAGATAAACTTATTCCTACAAAAGAACAAGAATTCGTAATTAATGAAGTAAAACATTCAATAGGTAGAAATGTTTTTGAAAAATATCTTTTATTTGGTGTTACCGGCAGTGGTAAAACAGAAGTTTATCTTCAACTCATAGAAAAATGCATTGAGGAAGGAAAAGAATCAATTGTATTAGTACCTGAGATATCTTTAACACCTCAGACAATAGAAAGGTTTATTTCAAGATTCGGCAATTTAGTTGCTGTCTTGCATAGTGGACTATCAGATGGTGAGAGGTTCGATGAATGGCGAAGAATAAAAAACGGTGAAGTTAAGGTTGTCGTCGGTGTAAGAAATGCAATATTTGCTCCATTTTCAAACATAGGATTAATTATTATTGATGAAGAACATGAGAACACCTACAAACAATCTGATTTTAAACCTAAATACAATGTAAAAGAAGTTGCAGAAAAAAGGTGTGAAATAGAAAAAGCAGTTTTACTTCTTGGTTCTGCTACTCCTCAGATAGAGTCGTATTATAAAGCTTTAAGGAACGAATATAAATTATTAAAATTAAAAGAAAGAATAGGACTTGAATTGCCAGAAGTTGATGTTGTAAACATGAGCCGTGAATTAGCCGATGGGAATAATTCAATATTTAGCAGAAAACTGTATAAAGAGATAAGAGAAAACTTGATGAAGGGTGAGCAGACAATATTATTTTTAAACAGAAGAGGTTATTCTTCTTTTGTTATGTGTCGAGATTGCGGCTATGTTCCTGAATGTCCTAATTGCGATATATCACTTACATTTCATGCTAATGAGAGCAAGCTGAGATGTCATTATTGTGGGTACAATATTAATACGGTTTATGTATGTCCTAAATGTGGTAGCAGAAGAGTTAGATATTTAGGTATTGGTACAGAACGCGTAGAAAAGGAAGTAAAAAAATTATTCCCTAGAAGCAGAGTTTTGAGAATGGATATAGATACGACAAAAACAAAAGGGGCCCATGAAAAAATTTTTAATGAGTTTAAAAATGGAAATGCAGATATTTTAATAGGTACTCAAATGATATCAAAAGGTTTTGACATTCCTAATGTAACATTGGTTGGAGTGATCTTAGCTGATGTAACGCTAAATATACCAGATTTTAGATCGGGTGAGAGAACTTTTCAGCTTTTAACTCAGGTAGCAGGAAGAGCTGGTCGGGGAAGTAAACCTGGAAGAGTAATTATTCAGACATATGAAGAGGACAATTACAGTATTATATCAGCTAAAAATCAAGATTATGAGTCATTTTATAAAGAGGAAATTCGCTATAGAGAAACCTACATGTACCCTCCTTTCACACATTTGCTAAATATTGTAGTATCAGGACCTATAAAAAATGATGTGGTAACTTGTGCAGCGTCAGTATATAATTTAATTTATAAAACTATTAACAAAAGTGTAAAAAAGAGCTATAATAAAGTATTAGGTCCATCGTCTGCTCCTATAGAAAGAATAAAAAATAACTATAGGTGGCAGATTATTATAAAATCCAGTGAAAGAGCTATTTTGCAGGATGTTTGCGATGTTTTAAATACTCTTAAATTTCATAAAGGCATTAAAATATCAT
- the dapF gene encoding diaminopimelate epimerase, producing MKFTKMNGLGNDFIVFENLDNEEYDYDILARKLCDRHFGIGADGLLIVEPSGIADIKMRIINSDGSEAEMCGNGARCFAKYVYENGIVKKDKMSVETLSGIIMPELIFKDDVVEKVKVHMGSPIFRTDMIPVKTDKKSFIEETIKIDGRTYIVTSLLVGVPHTIIFVNSIDKNMILNIGPLIEKLQIFPRGTNVDFVKVEDDSNITVRTWERGAGLTFACGTGACASAVASALTEKTKRNVYVHFKKGDLYIEWLLDNNIYLTGIAEEVFTGEIKIV from the coding sequence GTGAAATTTACTAAAATGAATGGTTTAGGTAATGACTTCATTGTATTTGAAAATCTAGATAATGAAGAATATGATTATGATATATTGGCTAGAAAATTGTGTGATAGACATTTTGGAATAGGTGCAGATGGGCTTTTGATTGTAGAACCATCAGGAATAGCTGATATCAAAATGAGAATAATCAATTCAGACGGCAGTGAAGCAGAGATGTGCGGCAATGGGGCACGTTGTTTTGCAAAGTACGTTTATGAAAATGGCATTGTTAAAAAGGATAAAATGTCTGTAGAAACATTATCAGGTATTATCATGCCCGAATTGATTTTTAAGGATGATGTTGTAGAAAAAGTAAAAGTACATATGGGAAGTCCAATTTTTAGGACTGATATGATTCCTGTAAAAACTGATAAAAAATCATTTATAGAAGAGACAATTAAAATAGATGGTCGAACTTATATCGTAACTTCATTATTGGTGGGTGTACCACATACTATAATTTTTGTTAATTCAATTGATAAGAATATGATTTTAAATATAGGACCATTAATTGAAAAGTTACAAATATTTCCACGTGGAACAAATGTAGACTTTGTTAAAGTAGAGGATGACAGCAATATTACAGTAAGAACTTGGGAAAGAGGCGCTGGGCTGACTTTTGCTTGTGGCACAGGTGCTTGCGCATCTGCAGTTGCATCAGCCTTAACAGAGAAAACGAAAAGGAATGTTTATGTTCATTTTAAGAAAGGTGACTTGTATATTGAGTGGCTGTTAGATAATAATATTTATTTAACAGGAATTGCTGAAGAAGTTTTTACAGGAGAAATTAAGATTGTTTAG
- the thpR gene encoding RNA 2',3'-cyclic phosphodiesterase, with protein MRAFLAVKLSESVINDIKNLQDELKKYTIKGRWTNKDNLHITLKFFGEINVEEVNKIREITNNISLSFKSFGIRLNKIGCFEGKDNIRVLWVNVVDDKNLMALHDALETELSKAGYRKDDKKFKTHITIARDITLIKSIEEINSIYKLNSDYFMISNIYLMESKLENNKRVYVPIFDVPLRNQ; from the coding sequence ATGAGAGCGTTTTTAGCCGTTAAGTTAAGTGAGAGTGTTATAAATGATATTAAGAATTTGCAAGATGAACTAAAAAAATATACAATAAAAGGAAGATGGACTAATAAAGATAATTTACATATAACTCTTAAATTTTTTGGTGAAATAAATGTAGAAGAAGTTAATAAAATAAGAGAGATAACAAATAATATATCATTAAGTTTCAAATCATTTGGTATAAGACTAAATAAAATTGGCTGTTTCGAAGGCAAAGATAATATAAGAGTTTTGTGGGTAAATGTCGTTGATGATAAGAACCTCATGGCATTACATGATGCACTTGAAACAGAATTGTCTAAGGCAGGATATAGAAAAGATGATAAAAAATTTAAAACTCATATCACTATTGCAAGAGATATTACTTTAATAAAGAGCATTGAGGAAATAAATAGTATATATAAATTAAATTCTGATTATTTTATGATATCAAATATATATCTTATGGAAAGCAAACTTGAGAACAATAAGAGAGTGTATGTACCCATTTTTGATGTTCCGTTAAGAAATCAATAA
- a CDS encoding Rqc2 family fibronectin-binding protein: MALDGITLYGIIYELRNELLGGKIDKIYQPEKDEIIIYIRNIGNNYKLLISANANFPRIYLTDEYKENPINPPMFCMLLRKYLQGGKIIDIYQKEFDRIVFIDVLSRDELEKEVVKTLVVEIMGRYSNIILIDKESEIIVDSIKRVYQDMSKIREITPGIKYELPPSQDKLNIKNFKKEDLSGALKHFNGKKIGKALLNLFEGFSPVLSREIAYRSQVDDKHINEISEDDIEKLIYNLNLLKSHLDNSNFKPCIAYIDENPFEFSIIELTQYENLVFYKSVNEAALKFYREKANAESLKSRSHDLKKLIQTHLERLYNKLEKQLDELKNAENADLYKLYGELITSNLYKLNKKTDAFKTINYYTGEEITIPLDIKYTPSENAQMYFKKYAKLKNAVEFLTKQIEETKKEIEYLEGQLLNVEQCTLPSEIDEIREELSDTGYIKKKNKDKKQKKGISQPLHYISSDNFDIYIGKNNVQNDYLTMKFADINDMWLHTKNIPGSHVIIRSKGTSIPDSTILEAAKLAALHSKAKNSSNVPVDYTLRKYVKKPVGSKPGFVIYTNQKTLYVTPNNK; encoded by the coding sequence ATGGCTCTTGATGGCATAACACTTTATGGCATTATTTACGAATTGCGAAATGAACTGCTGGGTGGTAAAATAGATAAGATATATCAACCAGAAAAGGATGAAATTATTATATATATAAGAAATATTGGTAACAATTATAAATTGCTTATATCTGCTAATGCTAATTTCCCAAGGATATACTTAACAGATGAATATAAGGAAAATCCAATTAACCCACCAATGTTTTGCATGTTGCTCCGCAAATATCTACAAGGTGGAAAAATTATTGATATTTATCAAAAGGAATTCGACAGGATTGTCTTTATTGATGTTTTAAGCCGTGATGAATTAGAAAAAGAAGTAGTGAAAACATTAGTAGTTGAAATAATGGGAAGGTACAGCAATATCATATTAATAGATAAGGAAAGTGAAATTATAGTAGACAGTATTAAACGAGTATATCAAGACATGAGCAAAATACGAGAAATCACACCAGGTATTAAATATGAACTGCCACCATCACAGGATAAATTAAATATAAAAAATTTTAAAAAAGAGGATTTATCTGGTGCATTAAAGCATTTTAATGGTAAAAAAATTGGTAAGGCACTTTTAAATCTTTTTGAAGGGTTTAGCCCTGTTTTGTCTAGAGAAATTGCTTATAGAAGTCAAGTCGATGATAAACACATAAATGAGATTTCGGAAGACGATATAGAGAAATTAATTTATAATTTAAATTTATTAAAAAGCCATTTAGATAATTCAAACTTTAAACCATGTATCGCTTACATTGATGAAAATCCTTTTGAATTTTCCATCATTGAGCTTACACAGTATGAGAATTTAGTTTTCTATAAAAGTGTTAACGAAGCCGCATTAAAGTTTTATAGAGAAAAAGCAAATGCAGAAAGTTTAAAATCTCGTTCTCATGATTTGAAAAAGCTTATTCAAACGCATCTAGAAAGATTATATAATAAACTTGAAAAACAATTGGATGAATTGAAAAATGCTGAAAATGCAGATCTATACAAGCTATATGGTGAACTTATAACAAGTAATTTATATAAACTTAACAAAAAAACAGATGCATTTAAAACAATAAATTATTATACTGGTGAAGAGATTACAATACCACTTGATATTAAATATACGCCAAGTGAAAATGCTCAAATGTATTTCAAAAAATATGCTAAATTAAAAAATGCAGTAGAATTTCTTACAAAACAAATAGAAGAAACAAAAAAAGAGATAGAATATCTAGAAGGTCAGCTTTTGAATGTTGAGCAGTGCACGTTACCATCGGAAATCGATGAAATAAGAGAAGAATTATCAGATACAGGATACATAAAAAAGAAAAATAAAGACAAAAAACAAAAGAAAGGTATATCTCAGCCTTTACATTATATATCTTCAGACAATTTTGATATCTATATTGGAAAAAATAATGTGCAAAATGATTACCTTACAATGAAATTTGCAGATATAAATGACATGTGGCTACACACAAAAAATATTCCAGGTTCCCATGTCATAATCAGAAGTAAAGGCACCAGCATACCTGATAGCACTATTCTAGAAGCAGCAAAACTTGCTGCATTACATAGTAAAGCAAAAAACTCATCAAATGTACCAGTTGATTACACATTAAGAAAGTACGTCAAAAAACCGGTAGGGTCAAAACCGGGTTTCGTAATCTACACGAATCAAAAAACATTATATGTAACACCCAACAATAAGTAG
- a CDS encoding GNAT family N-acetyltransferase produces MLKSKNIELVPFESKYIKKFVEFRNSEDSRNFLMPGIPYPVTEGSVSEWLNKRANPSESGEFAIIYNETKEYIGNISYGNVDWKNRHCEIAIMIGEEKYRNRGLGSEAIMTLLDFIFNELNLHRVELKVYDFNERAIRCYEKCGFKKEGLLREAVYKHGKYINECMMSIIKEEFCKHDFQGNN; encoded by the coding sequence ATGCTAAAGAGTAAAAATATTGAACTTGTACCGTTTGAGTCCAAATATATTAAGAAATTTGTAGAATTTCGTAATAGTGAAGACAGTAGAAATTTTTTGATGCCTGGTATACCATATCCTGTGACAGAAGGTTCAGTTTCAGAGTGGCTTAATAAAAGGGCAAATCCTAGTGAGTCAGGTGAATTTGCAATTATTTATAATGAAACTAAAGAATATATAGGTAATATTTCATATGGCAATGTAGATTGGAAAAATAGACATTGTGAAATTGCGATAATGATAGGTGAGGAAAAGTATAGAAATAGAGGACTTGGTTCAGAAGCAATAATGACTTTATTAGATTTTATATTTAATGAATTAAATTTGCATCGAGTTGAATTAAAAGTATATGATTTTAATGAAAGAGCAATAAGATGCTATGAAAAATGTGGTTTTAAAAAAGAAGGATTGCTGAGGGAAGCTGTATATAAACATGGGAAATACATAAATGAATGTATGATGAGTATTATTAAGGAAGAATTTTGTAAACATGATTTCCAGGGAAATAATTGA
- a CDS encoding YicC/YloC family endoribonuclease: MIKSMTGYGRGEISENGFHICVEIKTLNHRFLDVSLRLPKPLSGLEDKLRLRIADSIKRGRVEINVSLETYEKSLDVLELNSDLLNQYVTILKTIKDKFALSDDIKVSDILSLSGIIEIKNADIDVDNVWATLDKALSIGIKNLIDMRVSEGIKLKDDIMNRLDILSNIIDKIEMRGPIVAKEYKKKLEARIKELTGDDFDQNRFLTEVAIMADRTSIAEEITRLRSHISQFRNSLDSDMPIGKKLDFLTQEMNREANTIGSKSMDLDIVNGVIELKDQIEKIREQVQNIE, from the coding sequence ATGATAAAGAGTATGACAGGTTACGGTAGAGGTGAAATAAGTGAAAATGGCTTTCACATATGTGTTGAGATTAAGACATTAAATCACAGATTTTTAGATGTGTCACTAAGACTTCCAAAGCCATTAAGCGGATTAGAGGATAAGCTGAGATTAAGAATTGCTGATAGCATAAAAAGAGGAAGAGTAGAGATAAATGTTTCATTGGAAACATACGAAAAAAGTTTGGATGTTCTTGAATTAAATAGTGATCTTTTAAATCAATACGTAACTATACTAAAAACTATAAAAGATAAGTTTGCATTGTCAGACGATATAAAGGTAAGCGATATTTTATCGCTTTCTGGTATTATAGAAATAAAAAATGCAGATATTGATGTTGATAATGTTTGGGCGACATTAGACAAGGCATTATCTATTGGAATAAAAAATTTAATTGACATGAGGGTTTCTGAAGGTATAAAATTAAAAGACGATATAATGAATAGGCTTGATATATTAAGCAATATAATTGATAAAATAGAAATGAGAGGGCCAATTGTTGCCAAAGAATACAAGAAAAAATTAGAAGCTCGTATAAAAGAATTGACTGGTGATGATTTTGATCAAAATAGATTCTTGACAGAAGTAGCTATAATGGCTGACAGGACAAGTATTGCAGAAGAGATAACAAGACTTAGAAGCCATATCAGTCAATTTAGGAACTCTTTAGACAGTGATATGCCGATAGGGAAAAAGTTGGATTTTTTAACTCAAGAGATGAATAGAGAAGCAAATACAATTGGTTCAAAATCAATGGATCTTGATATTGTCAATGGGGTGATAGAGTTAAAAGATCAGATAGAGAAGATAAGGGAGCAAGTGCAAAACATAGAGTAG